The following coding sequences lie in one Thermomicrobium sp. 4228-Ro genomic window:
- a CDS encoding MqnA/MqnD/SBP family protein, which produces MSRPIVWLDRSLIARLLAPFLEPVATDAGWEIRTRPDLTAAAIRAEPGIALLDTLEALALLPAAFIATDLAVFSQHTSAVALSTPERPDRIDRAAVSVAGCRPASTALARATIEPFFGLRVVEWQQEPGSETSAALRVVEDEAALVRLDEHHHDLGRAWFILTGLPFVSHVLVCPADVAAETRQTFARWAQRLPDELRDRAAEIASDLAAERSLDAGRVLSYITEALNVLTPPARRAIEELLRRSRSALRPPKAEHYRSLSS; this is translated from the coding sequence ATGAGCCGACCGATCGTCTGGCTCGATCGGAGCCTGATCGCACGCCTGCTCGCACCGTTCCTCGAGCCCGTCGCTACGGACGCCGGTTGGGAGATCCGGACTCGCCCTGACCTGACCGCAGCCGCCATTCGAGCCGAGCCAGGGATCGCGCTGCTCGACACACTCGAAGCGCTCGCGCTCCTGCCAGCTGCCTTCATCGCCACTGATCTCGCCGTCTTCTCCCAGCACACCAGTGCCGTGGCGCTCTCGACTCCCGAGCGGCCGGACCGCATCGACCGGGCTGCCGTGAGCGTCGCCGGGTGCCGTCCCGCGAGTACAGCGCTGGCGCGTGCGACGATCGAACCGTTCTTCGGACTGCGCGTCGTCGAGTGGCAGCAGGAACCGGGTAGCGAGACCAGTGCCGCGCTGCGTGTCGTCGAGGACGAAGCGGCCCTCGTCCGGCTCGACGAGCACCACCACGACCTCGGCCGAGCCTGGTTCATCCTCACTGGCCTTCCGTTCGTCAGTCACGTGCTCGTCTGCCCGGCTGACGTGGCAGCGGAAACCCGGCAGACCTTCGCGCGCTGGGCGCAGCGACTTCCGGACGAGCTGCGTGACCGGGCAGCCGAGATCGCGAGCGACCTCGCTGCTGAACGATCGCTCGACGCTGGACGCGTGCTGTCCTACATCACTGAAGCGCTGAACGTGCTGACGCCACCGGCTCGTCGCGCGATCGAGGAGCTGCTGCGCCGCAGCCGGAGCGCTCTCCGGCCGCCGAAGGCAGAGCACTATCGCTCGCTCTCCTCCTGA
- a CDS encoding glycosyltransferase family 4 protein encodes MSTPTVVLDGSFVSQPRTGSGQYTLALWNEFATSDDCAVTLALPHPIPATLSRGERVVVQEPPFPARSKLAKVWWEQQGLPALAARMRPHLVHVPYFAAPVRIAAPLVVTVHDVIPLVLPEYRASLAMRLYTALVRRTVRRAILVLTDSEWSRRDIVDVLGYPADRIRVIPLGVDERFRPATESDRVWQLAARWGIRGPVVLNLGGFDVRKNLPLLVRAFARALPDLPEGAVLVIPGQPHSDNPTLYPPLEPLIRALGLEQRVLLPGPVDEDEKVLWYQLATVYAYPSLYEGFGLSPLEAMACGTPVIAVRCTSLPEVVGDAGLLVEPDEHAFARALVRVLNDPVLQRTLRTRGLERAHTFTWRRTAERTLAAYREAIALARQGAGRAMG; translated from the coding sequence TTGTCGACACCGACGGTCGTTCTAGACGGTAGCTTCGTCAGCCAGCCGCGAACCGGGAGCGGACAGTACACGCTCGCGCTCTGGAACGAGTTCGCGACCTCGGACGACTGCGCGGTGACGCTCGCGCTTCCTCATCCGATTCCAGCGACCCTGTCGCGCGGCGAGCGCGTCGTCGTCCAGGAACCACCGTTTCCCGCTCGCAGCAAGCTCGCCAAGGTCTGGTGGGAGCAACAGGGCTTGCCGGCGCTGGCTGCGCGGATGCGACCACACCTCGTGCATGTCCCGTATTTCGCTGCTCCCGTACGGATCGCGGCGCCCCTGGTGGTGACTGTCCACGACGTGATCCCGCTCGTCCTCCCGGAGTACCGTGCCTCGCTCGCTATGCGCCTCTATACAGCGCTCGTGCGGAGGACGGTCCGTCGGGCGATACTGGTGCTCACCGACTCGGAGTGGTCACGGCGCGATATCGTCGACGTGTTGGGCTATCCGGCAGACCGGATCAGGGTGATACCGCTCGGTGTCGACGAGCGTTTCCGTCCTGCTACCGAGTCCGATCGCGTGTGGCAACTCGCTGCACGCTGGGGTATCCGAGGGCCAGTAGTTCTCAACCTCGGTGGGTTCGACGTACGGAAGAACCTGCCGCTCCTGGTGCGCGCATTCGCCCGTGCGCTACCCGATCTCCCGGAAGGGGCGGTTCTGGTCATTCCGGGACAGCCGCACAGCGACAATCCCACCCTCTATCCACCACTCGAGCCGCTCATTCGTGCGCTCGGCTTGGAGCAACGTGTGCTGCTGCCCGGCCCGGTCGATGAGGACGAGAAGGTCCTGTGGTATCAGCTGGCGACCGTGTACGCATATCCTTCTTTGTACGAGGGTTTCGGCCTCTCGCCGCTCGAGGCGATGGCCTGCGGGACACCAGTCATCGCGGTACGGTGTACGAGCTTGCCGGAAGTCGTCGGCGATGCCGGACTCCTCGTCGAGCCCGACGAGCATGCCTTCGCGCGTGCACTGGTTCGAGTGCTCAACGACCCGGTGCTGCAACGGACGCTCCGCACCCGCGGCCTGGAGCGAGCTCACACCTTCACCTGGCGCCGCACAGCCGAGCGGACGCTGGCAGCGTATCGAGAGGCGATCGCCCTGGCACGGCAAGGAGCCGGTCGAGCGATGGGCTGA
- a CDS encoding glycosyltransferase family 4 protein gives MRILILSKALVNGVYQRKLEELARLPEVELLAVVPPAWIESRVGVLQLERRFVNGYQLVVEPMWFNGHHHLHFYPGLGKHIARFRPDILHIDEEPYNLVTAHAALVGKRYGAQILFFTWQNLYRRYPPPFSWFERLNYRLASAAVAGNHEAAEVLRRKGYRGPLAVIPQFGVDPEIFRPLPVPRSDTPTIGFVGRLVPEKGADLVIRALARLPGRVQLEIVGEGVERTRLEMLATELGVRDRVVFRGGVPPALMPEVLNRFHLLVVPSRTRRNWKEQFGRVIIEALSCGVPVIGSSSGEIPQVIGDPALVFPEDDVDALVRLLRDLLADLERLRRLGEAGRRRVLAHYTQRRIAEQYYAVYQSMLAARRFGSTATERS, from the coding sequence ATGCGGATCCTGATCCTCTCCAAAGCACTGGTCAACGGCGTGTACCAGCGGAAGCTCGAGGAGCTGGCTCGTCTTCCGGAGGTCGAGCTCCTGGCGGTCGTGCCGCCAGCGTGGATCGAGAGTCGGGTCGGTGTCCTGCAATTGGAACGGCGGTTCGTCAATGGATACCAGCTCGTCGTCGAACCGATGTGGTTCAACGGGCACCATCATCTTCACTTCTATCCCGGACTCGGGAAGCACATCGCGCGTTTTCGCCCGGACATCCTGCACATCGACGAGGAGCCCTACAATCTGGTCACGGCGCACGCGGCGCTCGTCGGGAAGCGGTACGGTGCGCAGATCCTCTTCTTCACCTGGCAGAACCTGTACCGGCGGTATCCGCCACCGTTCTCTTGGTTCGAGCGGCTCAACTACCGTTTGGCGAGCGCAGCGGTGGCTGGGAATCACGAGGCAGCCGAGGTCTTGCGGCGCAAGGGATACCGCGGGCCGCTGGCGGTCATCCCGCAGTTTGGGGTCGATCCAGAGATCTTTCGCCCGCTGCCGGTGCCTCGCTCCGATACTCCGACCATCGGCTTCGTCGGGCGGCTGGTACCGGAAAAGGGGGCCGATCTGGTGATCCGGGCTCTGGCCCGGTTGCCTGGCCGTGTCCAACTCGAGATCGTCGGTGAGGGGGTGGAACGGACGCGCCTCGAGATGCTGGCAACCGAACTCGGTGTCCGCGATCGGGTCGTCTTTCGCGGTGGCGTGCCGCCGGCGCTCATGCCCGAAGTCTTGAACCGGTTCCATCTCCTCGTCGTCCCGTCGCGGACGCGACGCAATTGGAAAGAACAGTTCGGGCGCGTGATCATCGAAGCGCTGAGCTGCGGGGTGCCAGTCATCGGCTCGTCCTCAGGGGAGATCCCGCAGGTGATCGGCGATCCGGCACTGGTTTTTCCGGAAGACGATGTCGATGCGCTCGTCCGGCTGCTGAGGGATCTTTTGGCTGATCTGGAGCGGCTTCGCCGCCTCGGTGAGGCAGGGCGACGGCGCGTTTTGGCCCACTACACGCAGCGGCGGATCGCCGAGCAGTACTATGCTGTCTACCAGTCGATGCTCGCTGCCCGCCGTTTCGGATCCACCGCGACGGAGAGGAGTTGA
- a CDS encoding flavin reductase family protein gives MGRKEAREPRMAARLLEPGPVVLVTTQHRSQPNVMTAAWVMPLSLDPPRIGLAIHPSRFTHELLGKGEFFALNILTIEYLPAIHLCGTLSGRDLDKFARAELHAVDALEIDVPVIEEAVAQIECGLVGRLSLGDHDLFIGDVLAVAADAELFGERWLQLEDAPLAHHVGAEWYAALARVYRARLPGTEEEEAELQEESER, from the coding sequence GTGGGGCGCAAAGAGGCGCGTGAACCGCGAATGGCTGCACGCTTGCTCGAACCTGGCCCCGTGGTCCTGGTCACCACGCAACACCGTTCCCAGCCGAACGTAATGACGGCAGCCTGGGTCATGCCGCTCAGTCTGGATCCGCCGCGGATCGGTCTCGCGATCCATCCCAGTCGCTTCACGCACGAGCTGCTCGGGAAAGGTGAGTTCTTCGCCCTCAATATCCTGACGATCGAGTACCTACCAGCGATTCATCTCTGCGGGACACTCTCCGGCCGAGACCTGGACAAGTTCGCGCGTGCCGAGCTGCATGCGGTCGATGCCCTCGAAATCGACGTCCCCGTGATCGAGGAAGCTGTGGCGCAGATCGAATGTGGGCTCGTTGGGCGCCTCAGCCTCGGCGATCACGATCTCTTCATCGGCGATGTCCTCGCTGTCGCCGCGGACGCGGAACTCTTCGGCGAGCGCTGGCTGCAGCTCGAGGACGCACCGCTCGCGCACCATGTCGGTGCGGAGTGGTACGCTGCGCTCGCGCGAGTCTATCGTGCCCGTCTGCCTGGCACCGAAGAAGAGGAAGCGGAGCTTCAGGAGGAGAGCGAGCGATAG